DNA from Campylobacter sp. RM5004:
GGCGGTGTTGCAACTGGTAACATAAAAGCACAGCTTGCACCAACTCCTATTACCATAACTAAGATTTCTTTAGGCATTCCCATATTACTAGCAATAGTCGCAAATACAGGAACTAATAAAGCCGCTGAAGCAGTATTGCTTGTAAATTCAGTAAGAATTATTATAAAAGTACAAACTACAAAAATAATTCCTAAAGTAGAAAAATCTCCAAATATTCTTGCAACTTCTTTACCTAAAATAAGCGAAGCTCCTGAATCTTTTAAAATTGAGCTAAGTGCTAAACCACCACCAAATAATATTAAAACTCCCCAATCAGTTCCTTTTGAGATTTGCTCCCAAGTCGCAAGATGAAGCACCACAATAACAGTAGTTGCACTAAGAGCGATTAAAGCATCAGAAAACGGAATGCCTGTTAGTTTGCTAAGTGGTTTGCTAAAAATCCACGCAAGTGCAGTTACGCTAAATAATATCAAAGTTGCAACTCTTGGCCTTGTCCAAGGGATTTCTTCTATTTGCATATTAATTTTTTGTGATAAATTAGGACGAAATACAAAATAAAGAACAATAATCATTAAAGGTAAAATCATTAGCATTAAAGGTGTTCCTATTTTCATCCAAGATGCAAAATCAAGCCCTAAAGCCTGAGAAGCGATTGCATTAGGTGGTGAGCCAACGATAGTTCCAAGCCCTCCAATGCTAGCAGAATACGCAACGCATAAAAGTGCAAAAACAAAGGTATTTCTATCCTTTTTAGGGTCAAGCTCGCTTAAAATACCCATTACAAGTGGTAACATCATAGCTGCTGTTGCTGTATTTGATATCCACATTGAAAGGGCTGCAGTTGCAATACATATTGCAATTATAGCTACTCCTAAATGAGATTTAGAAAGCGATAAAATCTTCATAGCAATTTTTTTATCAATGCTTTGCATATGAAGTGCAGTTGCTAGTGCAAAACCACCAAAAAATAAAAATATAGTAGGATCAGAAAAATTAGCCAAAGCTTGTTTGATACTAAAAGCAGAAAAGCTCCCATCAGCATTGCTTTTACCTACCCCGATAAAAATAGCAATAACAGGAACTAAAATAGCCGTCATAGAAATATGAATAGCCTCACTAAACCACATAATCGCTACAAAAAGTAACAAAGCTAAACCTTTGTTTGCATTTGTATCATAAGGTAACAAATAATACAAAGCAACGCTTGAAACAATTGCAATAGCGATAATTAGCCAAGATTTAAGCCTTTTGGCTCTATCATCTACAAACAATTCTTCTTGCATAAAACCCTCCTTAATTGATTTACATCAATAAATTATCAAAAAATATAAAAGAAATTTTGATGGAGTTTTAAATATCATAAAAATTACAAAAAAGTATTACTTAAAGTTACAAGTTATTAAAATAATACAAATAGTTACAAATTAGTTTAAAAATCATTTGATAAAAACCAAAGAATTTGAAATAGGAATTTGCTTTTAACTTATTTAAAAGAAGTTTAAATTCCTAATTCAAATTCTTTAGAATTTTAGCCCTAAATTAAGATAAATCATTCTTCTATGTAGCTAATCTCATCTATAAAAAGATTTCTAATGCCATAAATTTTACTTAATATAACATCGCTATTTTTAACGCTTTTTAGATTGCTTCCTGCATCTATT
Protein-coding regions in this window:
- a CDS encoding DASS family sodium-coupled anion symporter; this encodes MQEELFVDDRAKRLKSWLIIAIAIVSSVALYYLLPYDTNANKGLALLLFVAIMWFSEAIHISMTAILVPVIAIFIGVGKSNADGSFSAFSIKQALANFSDPTIFLFFGGFALATALHMQSIDKKIAMKILSLSKSHLGVAIIAICIATAALSMWISNTATAAMMLPLVMGILSELDPKKDRNTFVFALLCVAYSASIGGLGTIVGSPPNAIASQALGLDFASWMKIGTPLMLMILPLMIIVLYFVFRPNLSQKINMQIEEIPWTRPRVATLILFSVTALAWIFSKPLSKLTGIPFSDALIALSATTVIVVLHLATWEQISKGTDWGVLILFGGGLALSSILKDSGASLILGKEVARIFGDFSTLGIIFVVCTFIIILTEFTSNTASAALLVPVFATIASNMGMPKEILVMVIGVGASCAFMLPVATPPNAIVFGTGHIRQKDMIKAGGYLNIGCVIIISLFVYFYF